The DNA region TGAAAAAGCTGATTTTTATAATATGTGACAGTGTTCTCACTGCTATTATGGAGAGGTGAGCTTTCAAAGGTTCTTATTGCACCATTTTAACTGATGTCTCTTGCTTAGATCTTGATTCAAACAAACCATAAAAACATATTTCTGAGACAACTGGCAAAAATGGAGCACAGGTTAGGTATTAGAtgatttaaaagatttattttattggaCAGGTAATTGTGTTAGGGTATAACATTTAAAGACCCTATCTGTTAGAGATACATATGGGTGTTTAAAGTTAAATCATTTCTGAGATTTGCTTTCACATACTCCACATACACACGCCATCAAAATGTGTGTGAGATGGAGATGAAATAGTAGCCGACATTTACAGCCGTTGAAGCTGGATGATAAGTACATGGCATTTCACCGtaccattttattttgtgtgtttgaaaatgtctacaataaaaaaagtctaaaaagaGGAGTCGGGGGTTATTCTTTCAAGTCTGCCTTGAGCTGGGAAATAAGAACTGAGTTCCTAACTGGCATTGGATGGAAGGAGTTAAACAATGTCCTGCATGACAGGCAGAGTATGTGTCAAGAGACTGAATGGCAAAAAGGTGGAACTCAGGCACCCCCAGGACAAAAGGACAAGCTACACAGTGAGTGAAGACACATACCATCTTTGGGCCTGGAAGGCAAGGTACCACTTGGTTGCATCCAGGCTTCAATCCTGGCCCCAAGACCCAATTCCATGGTCTCAAGCCCTCTACTCTACCCTAACCCAGGTGGTGGGACAGACTTCTTTTCTGGGGCTAGCAAAAGAAGTGCTCCTACTCAAGACCATTCCATTTGGCTTGAATGGCACTGTGTCCAAGGCCCAAAGCCAGAGTTATACACAGGCTAAAAGCCTCCAGGGTCAAGGTGGACTTCTGTCCTTCTCTGGGAACAACAGCCTGCTGACACCAGCTGGGGAAAGGGAGCTTTTTTCTGGTGATTCAGACTCAATCAGTAGGCTCTAATAATCCTAAACGATGATATAAAATAGCAGGAACTGTATGCTTGTTGGTCCTTTACACCATACTCTAAACACAAGCACCATAAAACTCAGGTGGGGAGCATGGGAGATCCACCCAAAAGGCATCCCATAGGGCAATGCAGTCCAAAATCATGAGCCTGGTTCTCCCACATTCAAGGTCCAAGAAGGACTGGGCTAGCCTGCTCTGCTGCCAGCTTTCTGAGTAGGGAAGAAGGTCACCAGGGAAGACAGGTATCTTGTGGCCTTAGCTAAAGGAAGGGATGGGGCATAAATGCTAAAGGGAGGGAGACAGGAACTTTGTCACACAGGAGTGGATGAAGCCCTGACAGAAAGGGGGAGAGGAACAGAAAGCTGCCTAAGATAATGACAcattggcgggccgcggtggctcagcgggcaaagtgcttgcctgctatgccggaggacctcggttcgattcccggccccagcccatgtaacaaaaacggagaaacagaatacaataaaacaagaaaatgtttaaaaatgtttccctttcttccttccttccttccttctatccttccttccttctctctgtctttccttaaaaaaaaaaaaaaaaaaaaaaaaaaagataatgacacATGGTTTCTCAGAACAGGGGACAGTGGCTGGCAGAGTTTGTGTTGAGAGAATTGGTGGGTAGGGGGAGAAGGACGAAGGACAAAGAGGGCTTGGGAACATTGCTACTGCCTCCCTGTGTTGACACTAGcaccagtgtatggacagagcAGGGATGGCTCCCTGGTGTGAGGTAAGCCTGGCATTTCTAAGAAGAGCAATCTGCAGGTCATTTTGGAATATGAGGGGCCAGAAGATGCTGCGTGTCTTCCATTGAGGTGAAGTTTTAAACTAGCACCCCACCCAGTCCCACCCAGAACCCTGCGGCAGTTGGGGCCCCAGGTCTGTCTTACAACTGCTTGACTAAAGAACAGCTTTATTGGGGACCCAAGGGAGCCAACCTCACTTCCTTGCAGTATCAGTCTGCAAGGCCTTCTTTAGGTAGGAAAGCTAATCTCACAATTCATGGGAGTTTCTGACAAGAAGTCAGACCTCTACCCTTaattagaaggaaacttccaAATCTTGATTTCAAGGTCAATAAAGAGAGGATCAAGGACTGAGGTCTAGTTGGGCATCAGCATCTCTGCCTGTGGGAGCTCAGGAAGCTAACTGAGTTGTTCAGCAATGTCTGTGGGGCCATCCAGATGAGGTAGAGGCTGAGAAGGCCATAAGAAATTGCCCCAGGGCAAGTTTCCAAGTGTTCCCACCAGAGCAAGGCATGAAACCTGGCTCTGAGATTGCACCTTGGGTGTGATGGGGTCAGAATGACCCTGCCCACTGGTCCTCGCCATGCCGAAGTTCCTTGGTCTGGGTCCAGTGGACCACCCCAGCCTCTGCTACACACCCAGCTCCTCACTGCTGGGACATGTCCATGTTCTTGATGGGGTACACATACCACATCACCACCCCCGAAGGGTTGATGGTGACTGTGAAGTTGTTTTCCTCCCGGAGGCCACTGATGATCTCACCCGTGTAGACATTCTGGGCCTACAACAAGAAAGGACCTCACTGATGTCTCCCTGGGAATGGCTGTGCAGAGACCCCTCAGAGGATGGAGAAGCCTGGCCTTTGACCCTTCTGTGTTGGGCCTCCCAGCATGCCCTACAGAAGTGGACACCTGGAATCTCCCATCTCCTTCACCAGCAAAGCCTATAGATGCCTGGGCACAGAAAGTAGGCAAAGCCTCAAAGGGCCTGGAGGAACATGGCAGCAAGGACTGACCAATGAAGGGAAGAGCACAGCCTCAGAGGCAAATGggttcatctatccatacccaaCAGGACTGCCTGGGTAGCTTGAGGATGCCAAAGCTGAGAGCAGCACCAGCCATGACCCTCAGTGTCTGCCACTGCCTCTCGGCAACCTGAGAGTGGAGGGCCCATGGCCCAGACGAGACCCATGTGAGCAAGAACCACCCCCACAGAGGTTGGGCAGGCATCTTCAGGCTGCAGCAGACTCACCTCATACACATGGGAGCCAGTGAAATTGAGGTTGGCAAGAGAGGTCTGGTAGTGATATGGCATATCCGTTCTGCGGCTGAAGAAGACTAGAGCGCTGGCCCTATCGGACAGGGGCCGCAGGAACACCTCAATGAAGAATTTTTCCTGGGTGCAGAAGAAGGTTACTAGCTGGAGTCCCTGTTCAGGTAGGTCCTGAAGTCCCCTTCCCAGCCGTCCCTTGATCTCTGGGTCCACCTCACTCACAGCTCCATGTCACACAGAGGCTTGGGGAGGATACTGCGGTCCTCTGGCACCCCCACTTATTTAAAcctgccttcttccttccttccccaacTGTGAGCAGACTCACTTGCACTTCCTGATACCTGGCTCTCTGTGCTAGGACAGAGATGACCATCACATAAGGTCCTGCCCCCAAAGACTCTTAGGATAATAGGGAGAGATACAGAAATAAAGTAATGAGAGTATGGTGTGTGATTGCTGCACCAAGACAGCTGAGGATGGGGGAGTCGATGGCACCATCCAGTAGGAGCCATGAACTCTGCATCATGGGACCAGGGGGGTGCACAGTGGAGCTGGTTTTCAGGTCAAGCACCATCATCCAGAAGCTTCCCTGGCTCCACTGTCAAGCCCTCTAGCAGGAACTAGAGGGTTACCCTGTTTGGGCATCACAGCTCTATGGcactttctctagttcttttatAGTTGGTAAATTTCTTCTTCCTAGAGAAGCAAGACTTGCTAGAGTCAAGTCCTGTTGTGACATTTGCCAGTTATATGGCCTTGGGCTATGGATATTTACTACTAAGTCTCAGTATCCTCACttgtaaaacaggaaaaaagtatTTACCTTGCTGAGAAAATATGTCTAAAATGCCTGGCACACtgtaggtactcaataaagaGTAGACACTAGTAGTAGTAGTACTATTAGTAGAATCCTTTGGCTAAAATAACTCCTTGAGAGCTGTTGGAAAGCCTTGCTCTGTGTGACACCTTAGGCTTGTGCAGAAGCCCTCTGCTTCCAAGCCAAGGGGCTCTGTCATCTCCACACACACCTGTGTGTGGCACCACCCTTCCCTAGTACCCACAAGCCTCTCTGCTCTTGGTCACCTGGGTAAGAAGGGGGCAAGAGGTGGCAATTGAAGTAGCTCTGGGAGGAGTCCCCAACCATGTGCAACCAGAAGTGGCCCTGGGGATGGGTAGGAGAGTTTCAAAGGGCTTCCATAGGCCAGCCCCCCTCCCCGTTCCTCTAAGCTTTCAGCTTTGTTCTCACCTTAGTCCAGTTCCTCAGCCTTCCCTTCTCCCACTCCCCAGTACCTTGAGAATCCTGCGTCCCTGGATGCCTAAGGGGTCCTGGTTGATTTTGATCATGAGTGGGTTCTGCAGAATGTCGATGGCCTGGGCGGAAATGGTACGCAGGTCCGTGGACATGAAGAGAGGGGCCGCCAGCACTGTCCACAGGgccatctgggcctgggcttCCTCAAAGCTGAGGCCAAAGTTCCCAATGAGCAGCTGgcaggcagagaagagagaacaCTCAGCTCTGCCATTGAAAGGCCAGCATGGGGACCGGTCCCCAACTGGTAGCCCATGCAAAGcaaagggggtggggaagggtggcCATATGTGGAGCTTCAGAACCCCATTCCCCAGCAGATGGTTCCAGGGTGAGTCAAGTCATTTCCATCTAAGCTCAGGTTATTTTTTTCACCAAGAAAATGGGAGTGATAATATGTTGTGACTGTGTCACAGGTTGCTCAGATTGACTGTGTCACAGGTTGCTCAGATGACTAAATGGCCAGAAGTGCTAGAAACTGAGACTTGCAAGTTGAGAAATACACCTACAGTGGGAGTAGTAGGAATCCAGACCGAGGTGGAGTCCCTTCTCTTACCATGAGCCACCCACTTGCCATAAACACAGCTGACTGGATTCCTGACCCCAGACAGGACACCCACAACCCCCACTAACACAACATGGTTAGGTATTTAGTCATAATTTAAGCTTTTATCTGTACCAAACTCTGGGCCAAGCATTTGAAAGGGTCATCTCAACCTTCAAGGCAGCTCTATAGAAGGTTGCCACCACTATTCCcattttccatgtgacagaactgaggcatagaaaaaaattaatttgcttaAGGAAGTGTCATAGCTGGAGCAAGAACTCCAGTGCAGGCCCAATTCTGCTTCTCCAGACTGCCCCCTCCACTTGGCCTACAGCTATTATAATCATCACTGATAGTAAATGCTTGTTGGCTAAAAAAAGATAGAGATAAAACTATAAataggagggggaaaaaaaacaaacagctatCAAGGCTATGAACGAAATAGGTGCAAAGGTCTAGAGGCAGGACTGAGGGGCCAGTTCtgctggtgggggtggaggggggcggGACAAAAGAAGGGTACAGTGCATGGAAGGGGGAGTAAGAGTTCAGTGGGCCGACGGCGGGGAGGGCAGTCAGACCCagggaatggcaagaaagcaTACACTGTTCTTGACTTCAACCTGCCAAGGAAAAGCCTCTTCTCTCCTACAGACCTAGTCTGCAAGCTTGAGAAGCATCAGCCGCTGCCTGGAAGACCATTCACAATGGGCATTCCCAATCTCTGCCTGGAACAGTCTGATCAAAGGTGGGGGTTGGGATGGAAACAGAATTATAAACAAGCCCCCAAGGCGAGTCTGAGGCAACTGTTCAGGGTTACACTTCAGAAACGCTGATCTAGAACCTAGCATTGAGTATTTAGGAAGGAAGAGAACCCAGGGCAATGGGGCCAAGGCCACTATGGGTTTTGTGGGCCCTCAGATAAGGACCCTCCATGCTGGTACCATGTCTGGGTCGTTCCAGTGCCCAGGGCCAGCTGCTGGCTGCAGTATGTCCTGGTGACTCACAAACCAGTCCAGGATGGACAGGACGCTCTTCCAGGAGTCCTGGATATCATTGTAGTTACGCCAGAGATTGCAGGTGTTGGCCAGCAGACTGTAATTCACCTAGATGTCAGAGGAAGGCAGAGTACAGCCCACACACAGAATTGCACCGTTGCCAGGAGGCCTATATGGGGACCAGGGTACAGAAGGGGCCAGAAAGGACTGGGGAGCCTCAGCAGGAGACAAAAAGGGTGGGGAAGTGGGAAAGACCAGCCTGCAGCTCACTCAGTTTGTCATGTGGGGTCAGCCCAAGCAGTAGGCCTAAGGTGATGTTTCCACAATCCATCCACCACACACCGACCTCCCATCTTCTCCCACCAAGAGCCCTACCACTGCCAGTCTTCTCCATCCCCAGTCTGCAACGTCTGATCCTGCCCTTTCTAATGTCAAGTGTGCACAAAGGTCCTGGCAAGGGACCCACAAGGACCTCCGAAGATTTCCAGATCTCCAGCCTACTCAGCACTCACTGGTGCAGGGCACATGTGGCTTCCCAGCCTTGGATAACAGTCCCCGCAACCCATCTGACCAGTGCCTCTTCTCTAGGACCCTGGGCTCACTGAAGCCCCCAATTTTATGGTACTTGTGACCCTCTCTCTAGACACCTACAAACCAACACATGGGTGACCATGGTAAGAACAGCCCTGACTCTGGGAGGCTGCCTCCCAGAGTCTGGCACAGGGACAGTAAGGAGGCCTGGTCTGAGGAGTGCTGCCAAGCAGACACACAGAAGGGCTTACCTTAGGGGGGAGGCCTCCCTCGTACGCTGGCCAGCTGCAGGAGAAGGCAATGGGGCGGCCTGTGGCATTCAGGGCAGCAGCCATCTTGGGGTACCCTGGGAAACCCAACCCCCATGTTTCAGGACAGGGGAGGCATAGGAGGCAGTCTGGGGGTGTCAGTCCAAACCTCCTCCCACCAAgcatgaggaaacaggctcagagaggagcCTCCTCATCCCAGGGGCCTTGGAAACACTAAATAGATTGTCCATCTGATCATCCCCAGACAGCTATAGGACCCACCCATGGCCCGTTCCTCAGGGATCGAGTAGCAGCCATCCAGCTTCAGCATGTCCACCTTCCACTCAGCAAAGGTTTGAGCATCCTGGACCACCTTGTCTAGCGTCGTGCCTGGATAACCCATGCAGGTGAACTTGCCCAGGTCTTCGTAGATACCCAGCTTCAAGCCCAGGGAGTGAACCTGTAGGGGTGTTGAGGACATGGTAGGCTCAGGCTGGACCCTCCTCACAGGCACATCTGACTAGGCCCTGTTAAAACTGTCAAAGGGAAGGCCCCAGTTTGCTAATCTGGCCTCTGCCAATGATAGTCCTCCAACACACACACTCCCTTCCTATGAGCTGTTTCTTGCCCCTAGGCCTTGCCTCTACCATCCCCTCTGCCTCAAAGGCAACCTCTCTGGTATTAGCTCAAGAAATGCCTCCTCCAGGGAGCTTTCCTGGAATTTCAGGCTGGATAAAATGCCCTTCCTTGCTCCT from Tamandua tetradactyla isolate mTamTet1 chromosome 7, mTamTet1.pri, whole genome shotgun sequence includes:
- the NAGA gene encoding alpha-N-acetylgalactosaminidase; translated protein: MLLKTVSLLALVAQVLALENGLLLTPPMGWLSWERFRCNINCDEDPKNCISEWLFMEMADRLAQDGWRDLGYVYVNIDDCWIGARDDKGRLVPDPKRFPNGIAHLAAYVHSLGLKLGIYEDLGKFTCMGYPGTTLDKVVQDAQTFAEWKVDMLKLDGCYSIPEERAMGYPKMAAALNATGRPIAFSCSWPAYEGGLPPKVNYSLLANTCNLWRNYNDIQDSWKSVLSILDWFVSHQDILQPAAGPGHWNDPDMLLIGNFGLSFEEAQAQMALWTVLAAPLFMSTDLRTISAQAIDILQNPLMIKINQDPLGIQGRRILKEKFFIEVFLRPLSDRASALVFFSRRTDMPYHYQTSLANLNFTGSHVYEAQNVYTGEIISGLREENNFTVTINPSGVVMWYVYPIKNMDMSQQ